Within Fusarium fujikuroi IMI 58289 draft genome, chromosome FFUJ_chr08, the genomic segment CGATAGAGTCGAACCTGGTCGATCACTTTCCTGCCCTGCGGCTCTTACTGTACCTTTGAAGCGGGGTCGGAGAGGGCACGCGAGGGTAACgtgagaaagaaaaaggtgtgaggttggtgatgggtTGGACGGGCCGACACTGCTGTTAAGATCAGCCGTGGGTGGTATTGACGGAcagagagagaaggagagggagaaggaGTCCAAATGGTGGTGTCGACTGTCCCAACGACGAACCTTTTTAGTAAGGTTAGTTTATGGAGAATGGTATGCTTAAAGAAACTTTCAGAGTTTTCTTCTCTACCTTAGTTCAAGTCGCGGTCAACGACATGATGCACGGCATCTTGATTGATTTGACGGACAATCCGTGAACTATAGCGGTCTATATACTCTGTACGCAACATTCAATCAACTTATCTATCTACCCTTGTCCTTAACCTCCAGATAAAGAAGTCAACGGCGTAGGTTCCATTTCGCTATCTCGTGGTGGGGATCACCAACTTGGCTTTCCCAGCCGGAGACAGTTCCCGTTGTTAGTGTAGCGGTACCGCAGGCTATTGGCGCCGTTGTCTCAGGGGCCATAGGAGACACGGGCCACCAAGACGCCAGTACGTGGGTTACAGATTTGATCCGTACTCGTATCAGGATTGGATCCATCTCGCTCAGGCTCGCTCCGGGTACAGACTCTCTACATCACGTACGTCGTCTTGTAGCGATTGTCCTGTCCTATTTTCAGAAACTCTGACTGTACAATACGTCAGCGCGATACAGTCACCGTGTCATCTCTACACGATGCTCCAGATCGAATGGTCCACAGATCAATTTTCTAGCCGCGCCATGTCTGAAGCGCCCAGCCAGTCTGGCCAGTCCAGCCAAGAGAGTTCAGTCAAGTGCCCGTAGGTTATAATCTAAAATTGCCTCGACCGAATCTTGGGGTCGATTCGCCTCAGCATTTCATTTCTCATGCCATTCTTGGCTTTCCCATCGCCTGCCCATGGCACCACGTCTCTCCTGGTCAGACGGGATATGGATTCCACAGACTCAATAATAAACGTCACCTGTAATTGCTGTTTCAATAATTCGCTTTGTTTGCTCGGGCGCTGTTTCATAAAAATGAATGCAATTCCTGAGACTTTCGGTCCCCGCTGAGTTGAGTTCACTGCCCTCTGCAGggcgataagataagctaAACTACTGCAACGCACTGTAGCTTGGGACTTTTCAGGGGGCTTTCCCTTAAAGCTCGGGGCTGGGCTCCCCAACCTCACCTCCACACCACTACAAGCACCCCTGAAGACGCTCACTCCCAACGGGCTTGAGGTCGCATCACCAGAACCAGTCAAGGATTGGTTTGGTTTGTTCAGTCAAGACCTTCAAGGTCGTGCCCTTTTCCATCAGACGCCCCAACTGTTCGCCACCCCAGCATCCCATCCCTCTTCTACCCCTTGTTCGTCCTCTGCAATCATTCATTACCCCGTCTCTCGCTCTCAAgattctttcttttacttcTACAACTTGCCTCTGTCCCTCGTTATACTTTTGCATTGTAGCGACGGCGCCAGACGACCCCGCGAATAACTATCGGACTGGATCCGACATTACGATACCGAACGAGTCAATATGCATTTCACAAAGAAGATTGACCGAGCCTTTCAATGGGCTGGTGAAAGGATGGGTGGTGAAGCCCGAACGGCTCATTCTGATGAGTTCAAGAACCTAGAGACCGAAATGGCTCTCCGTCAAGACGGTTTGTTCCCCGTGCATCATTAACTTTTCGACGGCTAACGACCCCAGGCATGGAGCGCATGCAACGATCAATGAGCGGCTACGTTAAATGGTTGTCTCAACGCAACGAGCTTCTGGATAACAAAGAGCGCGGCACTCCCATGGCGGCTCTTGGCCGTACAATGGCTACCCATGGCGAGGATTTCGAGCAAGAGTCCGAGTTCGGAAACTGCCTGTTGTCCTTGGGTCGCGCCAACGAGCGCATTGGTGGCATCCAAGATTCCTACGTAGACTGCGCCAATGCCACTTGGCTGGACAACCTCGAGAGGAGTCTGGCAATGATGCGAGAGTACCAGGTATGTTACTCGATTGCTTGACTATACGCCTGCTAACAAGAGTAGAACGCCcgcaagaagcttgagaaccGCCGTCTCGCCTACGACGCCAGCACCAACAAGCTGCAAAAGGCCCGCCGCGACGATTTCCgcatcgaagaagaagttcgCATGAACAAGGCCAAATTTGAGGAGACCAGCGAGGATGTCCTTCGTCGTATGCAGGACATCAAGGAATCCGAGGTGGACAACATTACATCCCTGACCCAATTCCTCGACGCTGAGCTCGATTACCATGAGCGCTGCGCCGAAGAGTTGCGTCGTGTTCGCCAGAACTGGGCTGGAGCTGCGTCTTCGCCTACCAGTGCTCCCAAGATCGGTCGAAGCCGATCAAACACCGCTCGTTCTTGGCAAGAGCCTCGCCATCAGGCGGTCTACGAGGAGCCAGAGGCTGAACAAGAACCTGCTCGCATTCCCAACCGTTCCCCCGGAAGCCGTCTTGCGCCTCCCCCTCCCCAACCTGCACGACCCCCGATTGGACGCGCCTCAACATTTGAAGGCCGCTCCTCATCTACAGCTACACCACTGGCCAATCTCAGAGTTCCAGGTGCTCCCCTTGCTCGCGTTGCTACTGACAGCGGTTCATACGGACGCCACGATGATGTATTCTCTGACGATGTTTCAACAAGCAGAAGCGGCAGCCCTGACTGGGAACACCGCGCTGCCAGCCCTGCGACTAGCTATGGAAGTCTAAGCCGAAGCACAAGCGGCCTGGCTCTCGGAAAGAAGCCACCGCCTCCCCCTCCCAACCGAGCCAAGAAGCccccgcctcctcctcctacAAGAAGGGAGAACTTGGGATATTGATGGATGTATGAGTAAATTGGTAAATTTGATATCTGGCTGGCGTTTGGATTTGATTTGGACAATAGAGTCTACACGCGAATGCGTCTGTAATTGATTGAATTGAGCTTGAATGAGGCTATTTTAATGAGGTGCGGTCCCTGACGATCATCCGATAAGATAAGGTCACGTGACATCCAAAATAAGTGGTATCTATGCAGCTCCATCACGGCGCATCTGCTCTGCATCATCattcacaacaacaaaatgGCGACGGAGGACGAGCGCTACAGGCAGTCGAGCCAATATCGGCTCTGGTCGTTCACGCCGGCGAACCTTCAAGAATTGCGCGCAAAAACAAACTCCCTCGCCCGAGAACAGATCGCTCCTCGACTTGCGACAGATCCTCCGCCCGATTTCCTCACTCCCGACGAAGAGATACGCCTCGTCAAGTTCTTCACCGTCGAGCTTATTCGCGCGGCTACATTCTGCGAGCTTCCTACCGAGATTCGAGCGACGGCCGCTATCTTTCTGCGACGGTTCTACGTGACCAACTCGGTCATGACCTACCCTGCGACCGAACTCCTCAAAACATCACTCTTCTTTGGATGCAAGGCTGAAGGTTTCTTCTACAAACTCAATGCCTTTTCGGATAAATTCCCAAAGACAACCGGCGAGCAGATTCTGGCGGGAGAGTTTCTTCTCTGCCAGGGAATCCGCTTTGCTTTTGATGTGCGACATCCGTTCAGAGCGCTCGAGGGTGCTATCCTGGAGTTGAGAAGGAAGCTACCAGATGAAGAGACGCGAATCAATAAGGCGCATGCCCGCGCTCGAGACATTCTCAAGTTCAGTCCTTTGTTGACAGACGCATATTTCCATTATGCGCCGAGTCAAATCATGATGGCGGCGCTTTCCATGGTAGATCATGGACTGCTCGACACTTTGATCCCGACTCCTGGTCAAGGCGGCAATGCTAGCCAGGAATCGGCATTTGCAAACATGCGAGACAAGATTCTAGGAGCTGTAGACGGCTGCCGCAAGATGCTTGAAGAGGAACCTCCCGAGAGAATGACCGAGTACTGGGGAACGGTACGTTTAAGTTTGGCTTGTTGCCCGGACCAGACTAACAGGAGCAGCCCGAAATCGTCAAAGCGATGAAACCACTTCGAAAGAAACTGCAGAAATGTCGTGATCCCGATCGAGCGGACCTGGTCAATCTTCAACGAGCGAGACGAGAACAGGTTatgaacaaagaaaagaaggcgGCAGCCAACGAGGACGGCACAGTATTTGGGGATGATCTCCGAGAGACAAAGAGAGTGAAACTGGAAAGCGCCGATCCATTTGGACCTCCTCTCTGAGTTGGCCCGTCAATTGGTGAACAATCCATTCACCCAACGACCAAACCAATCGGCATCTGCCAACAATTTTGCCAAACTCTGCGACAGTCTGGACTCTGAACCATGTCCGGCCATTTTTGACCGATGCATGAGCTGACCAACATCCCTTTTGTCCCCCGGCGTTGCATTGGCCGGTTTACAGTCCAAGGGAGCTCTTCATCACCCTATGAAACAGCTGGAATGCCACGCTAGCAGTGCCGAGCGCCTTGGCAGCGTCTTCAATTGAGTGAGGATCAGTCAAAACAAAAGTCGGCTGTGCTGAAAATTGTGCTCTTGCGataccttaataaatatctatGACGATATCACGATACCCGATCGGCTGTGGAGTGTGGGGATCCgggctgaagaagcttgcaGCCTAGTCCGGATCGACTCCAAGCCCAATGAGATTTTGCGGATATTACCAGCGGGAGAATGAAGCTATTGAACTGTGTAGGTTGTCTGTTACGCAGTTCGGTGGCCTCCAGCGCCTGGAACCGATACAACAAACAGGCTTTTCTCAGGTTCAATACGAGGCAGAACTAGTTACATAGCAAATGGAATCTCTCGCGTTGTCCAATTGAATGCACGTCTCTGCTATGGTGCGACTCCAAACTGCAACTCCCGGAGACAACAGCTTCCCCCGGCTTTCGGCACACGGCAAGCCACGACAGAAGCAGAGCTTTTCCAACCCTTGACCTCGTCTCAGACCCAAGAGCCTTGGCGTGGGCTGAGTAGCACTTCACCATTCTGGCCATTGATGACGCCTGAGCTCTTGGTCTATGTCATTGACTCTGTTTTGAGTCTGGTCTCGCGAGGGGGGGTCGTGCTGGGCGAAGCTTTACCAATTGGCCAGGATGCTGCCGTGAGAGCTAACGAGCTTGTCTCTCGAGGAGTTCTTAAGCTGTGCTCCCCCCCGTGT encodes:
- a CDS encoding related to lysophosphatidic acid acyltransferase endophilin/SH3GL, involved in synaptic vesicle formation, which codes for MHFTKKIDRAFQWAGERMGGEARTAHSDEFKNLETEMALRQDGMERMQRSMSGYVKWLSQRNELLDNKERGTPMAALGRTMATHGEDFEQESEFGNCLLSLGRANERIGGIQDSYVDCANATWLDNLERSLAMMREYQNARKKLENRRLAYDASTNKLQKARRDDFRIEEEVRMNKAKFEETSEDVLRRMQDIKESEVDNITSLTQFLDAELDYHERCAEELRRVRQNWAGAASSPTSAPKIGRSRSNTARSWQEPRHQAVYEEPEAEQEPARIPNRSPGSRLAPPPPQPARPPIGRASTFEGRSSSTATPLANLRVPGAPLARVATDSGSYGRHDDVFSDDVSTSRSGSPDWEHRAASPATSYGSLSRSTSGLALGKKPPPPPPNRAKKPPPPPPTRRENLGY
- a CDS encoding related to cyclin CCL1, yielding MATEDERYRQSSQYRLWSFTPANLQELRAKTNSLAREQIAPRLATDPPPDFLTPDEEIRLVKFFTVELIRAATFCELPTEIRATAAIFLRRFYVTNSVMTYPATELLKTSLFFGCKAEGFFYKLNAFSDKFPKTTGEQILAGEFLLCQGIRFAFDVRHPFRALEGAILELRRKLPDEETRINKAHARARDILKFSPLLTDAYFHYAPSQIMMAALSMVDHGLLDTLIPTPGQGGNASQESAFANMRDKILGAVDGCRKMLEEEPPERMTEYWGTPEIVKAMKPLRKKLQKCRDPDRADLVNLQRARREQVMNKEKKAAANEDGTVFGDDLRETKRVKLESADPFGPPL